A segment of the Streptomyces sp. P9-A2 genome:
TACCGCGGCCTCGACGAGTGGTCCGACGCCGTGGCGTCCCGGCTCCTCGCCGACGGCCTGCGGGCGGAGGACCGGGTGGCGCTGCCGATGGACCGCTGCGCCGAACTCGTCGTCGCCCAGCTCGCCGTCCTCAAGGCGGGCGGCGCCTACGTGCCGGTGGACGCCCGCGCCCCCGAGGAGCGGCGCCGGGCGCTGGCCGAACGGGCGGGCGCGACGGCCGAGCTGACCGCCGCGGACGTCGCCGCCGCACGCACCCCCGTGCCGGGCGTGCCCGCCGCCGTACCCGCGGACGCCGACCGGCCGGCGTACGTGATGTTCACCTCCGGGTCGACCGGCGAGCCCAAGGCGGTCGCGGTACGCCACCGCGACGTGGCCGCCCTCGCCACCGACGGCCGCTTCACCGGCGGGGTGTGCGACCGGGTGCTGCTGCACTCCCCGGTGGCCTTCGACGCCGCCACCTTCGAGGTGTGGGCGCCCCTGCTGAACGGCGGCTGCGTGGTCGTGGCACCGCCCCGGCCCCTGGACGCGGCACTGCTGCGGCACCTGGTCCGCGACGACGGCCTGAGCGCGCTGTGGCTGACCGCCGGCCTCTTCCGGCTGCTGGCGCAGGACGCGCCGGACTGCTTCACCGGCCTGCGCCAGGTGTGGACCGGCGGCGACGTGGTGCCCGCCGCGGCCGTACGCCGCGTGCTGTCCGCCTGCCCCGGCCTGACCGTCGTGGACGGCTACGGCCCCACCGAGGCGACGACGTTCGCGACGTCCTTCGCGCTCACCGACGCGGCGGCCGTGCCGGACACCGTGCCCATCGGCCACCCGCTCGACGACATGCGGGTCCACGTCCTCGACGGCCGGCTGCGGCCCGTGCCGCCGGGCTGCGCCGGCGAGCTGTACCTCGCCGGCGAGGGCGTGGCACGCGGCTACCTGGGCCGTCCCGGCGACACCGCCGCCCGCTTCCTCGCCGACCCCGCCGGCCCGCCCGGCACGCGCATGTACCGCACCGGCGACCTGGCCCGCCGCCGCCCCGACGGCACGGTCGAGTTCCTGGGCCGCGCCGACGACCAGGTGAAGATCCGCGGCTTCCGCGTCGAACCCGGCGAGGTGGAGGCGGCCCTCGCGGCGCATCCCGGCGTCGCGGACGTGGCGGTACTGGCCCGCGAGGACCGGCCCGGCGGCCGGCGCCTGGTGGCCTATGTGGTCGGCCCCGAAGACCTCACCGCCCTGAAGGAGTTCGCCCGGCGCTCGCTCCCCGACTACCTCGTGCCCTCGGCGTTCGTCGCCCTGCCCGCACTGCCGCTCAGCGGCAACGGCAAGGTCGACCGGGCCGCCCTTCCGGCACCGGAGGCCGCCGGCGGCGACCGGCGAAGCGCGCCGACCGCGCCGCGCACCGACGCCGAGCGGCGCACCGCTGACGTCTTCGCGGAGGTCCTGTCCGTGGAGCGGCCCGGCGTGGAGGACGACTTCTTCCAGCTGGGCGGGGACTCCATCCTCAGCATCCGGCTGGCCACCCGCCTGTCCGAGGCGTTCGGCGCCGACCTGTCACCGCGCGCGGTGTTCACCCACCCCACCCCCGCCGCCCTCGCCGCCCTGCTCACCGCGGAGCCCTCCGGCGACGCCGCGCCCACCGCGATCGTCCCGGTCCCCCGCGACACACCCGCCCCGATGTCGTACGCCCAGCAACGCCTTTGGTTCCTGGAGGAGTTCGCGCCGGGCAGCGGCGAGTACGTCACCGCGTTCGCCCTGCGCCTGCGCGGCCGGCTCGATGTGCCCGCTCTCACCGCGGCCCTGCGCGCCCTGGTCGAGCGGCACGAGGCGCTGCGCACCACCTTCGACACGGTGGACGGCCACGGCGTGCAGCTCGTCCACCCGGCGCCGGACGTGCCGCTGCCGCTGCACGACCTGTCGGGAACAGCGGAGCCCCACCGGGCGGCCCGGCTGGAGGAGCTGCTGGAGGCCGAGCGGGCCCGCACGTTCGACCTGCGGCAGGGCCCGCTGCTGCACGCGGGGCTGATCAGGCTCTCGGACGAGGAGCACGTCCTGACCCTGACCCTGCACCACATCGTCACCGACGGCTGGTCCACCGGAGTCCTCACCGGCGACCTCGCCCACTTCTACCGCGCCGAACCGGGCGCGGACAAAGGAAAGTTGCCGCCGCTGCCGGTGCAGTACGCCGACTACGCCCACTGGCAGCGCGGCAGCGGCACGGACGACCACCTCGCGTACTGGAAGGAGCACCTGACCGGTCTGGAAACACTGGACCTGCCCACCGACCGGCCGCGTCCGGTGGTGCGCACCCACGACGGCGCCGCCGTGCGCCTCGTCCTGCCACGCGGCACCACCCGCCGCCTCGTCCAGGTGGGCCGGGACCGGCAGACCACCCTGTTCACCACGCTGGTCGCCGCCGCGCAGACCTACCTGGCCCGCCTGACCGGCGGCCGGGACATCACCGTCGGCACGGTCACCTCCGGCCGCGACCGTCCCGAGACCCAGAACCTCGTCGGATTCTTCGTCAACACCCTCGTCCTGCGCTCCCGCGTCGAACCCGACCGCCCCTTCCCCGAGTTCCTCACCGAGGTGCGCGGGACCGTCCTGGACGCCTTCGCCCACCAGGAGGCGCCGTTCGAGCGGGTGGTGGACGAGGTGCAGCCGGTCCGCGACACCAGCCGCACCCCCCTGTTCCAGGTCATGGTGGTGCTGCAGAACGCCCCGGCCGCCACTCTCGACCTGCCCGGCGTCGAGGTCACCGACGTCGACACGGACCTGCGGCACGCGGCGTTCGACCTCACCCTGGAGTTCGCCGAGACCCCCGCCGGGGAACTGCACGGCCTGCTCACCTACAACACCGACCTGTTCGACGCGGCCACCGCCGAACGGATGGCCGACCAGCTCGGCACACTCCTGACCGCCGTCGCCGACGACCCCGGCCGCCCCGTGGGCGCCCTGCCGCTGGCCACCGACGAGACGCTCAAGGCCGTCCTCGACCAGGGACGCCCCGCCGCCCGCCCGGTACCGGCGGCGACGCTGCCGGAGCTGTTCGAACGGCAGGCCGCCCGCACGCCCGACGCTGTGGCCCTGGCCGACGCCGACGGCCGCGAGCTGACGTACGCGCAGGTCGAGCGCGCCGCCAACCGGCTGGCGCACCGGCTCATCGCCCGGGGCGTGGGACCCGAGCGGATCGTGGCGCTGGCCCTGCCCCGCGGCGCGGAGACGGTGGTGGCCCAGCTCGCCGTGGCCAAGGCCGGCGGTGCCTTCCTGCCCGTCGACCCGGACTACCCCGAGCAGCGACGGGAGTTCATGCTGCGCGACGCGGGCGCCCGGCTCGTCCTGGACGACCCCGCAGCCGTACGGGACGCGGACGGGCCGGACACCGCGCCCACGGACGCCGACCGCACGGCCCCGCTGACCGTCGACCACCCCGCGTACGTGATCTACACGTCCGGTTCCACCGGCACACCCAAGGGCGTGGCGGTGACGCACAGCGGACTGGCCGCCTTCACCGCGGCCGCCGCCGACCGCTACGACGCGGGCCCCGGTGACCGGGTCCTGCAGTTCGCCTCGCCCAGCTTCGACGCCTCCGTGCTGGAACTGTGCGTGTCCCTGCTCGCCGGAGCCACCCTCGTCACCGGGGAGGAGGGCCCGCTCGTCGGCGAGCGGCTCGCCGAGGTCCTCGCCGGGCGGCGCGTCAGCCACACGCTGATCCCGCCCGCCGCCCTGGCCACGGTCGCCCCCGGGACCGCCGACGCCCTGCCGCACCTGCGCACCCTCATCGTCGGCGCCGAGGCGTGCCCGGCCCACCTCGTCGAACGGTGGGCACCCGGCCGACGCATGATCAACTCGTACGGCCCGACCGAGGCCACCGTCGTCGCCACCTGGACCGGCCCCCTCGCCCCCGGCCCGGACGCCCCGCCGATCGGACGCCCGGCCGGCGCCATCCGCGTCCAGGTCCTCGACGCCGCCCTGCGCCCCGTCCCGCCCGGCGTCACCGGCGACCTCTACGTGGCCGGACCCGGACTGGCCCGCGGCTACCTGAACCGGCCCGGCCCGACCGCCTCGCGTTTCGTCGCCGACCCGTTCGGCGCGCCGGGGGAGCGGATGTACCGCACCGGCGACCTGGCCCGCTGGGACGCGTCCGGCGAACTGCGCTTCGCCGGACGCGCCGACGACCAGGTCAAGCTGCGCGGCTTCCGCATCGAGCCCGGAGAGATCGAGAGCGCGCTGCGCCGCAGCCCGCGGGTGCGCGACGCGGTGGTCACCGTGCGCGGCGGCGGGACCGACCAGGACGGCCGGTCCGGCGGACGGCTCGTGGCCCACGTCGTGCCCGCCGAGGGCACCACGGAGGAACTGCCGGTGCCGGAGCTGCGCGACCACCTCGCCGGGCTGCTCCCGCCGCACATGATCCCGTCGGCGTTCGTGCCGCTGGAGCGCCTGCCGCTCACCCCCAACGGCAAGACCGACCGCGCCGCCCTGCCCGAACCCGGCCCCACGCACTCCGCCGCCGGGCCGCGCACGGCACCGCGCACCGACACCGAACGCCGCATCGCCCGCATCTGGGCCGATGTCCTCGGCGTGGCGGACGTCGGCGCGCACGACAACTTCTTCCACCTCGGCGGCGACTCCATCCTCAGCATGCAGGTCGTCTCCCGGCTGCGGCGGGACGGACTGCACCTGGCCACCCGCGAGCTGTTCACCCACCAGACGGTCGCCGAACTGGCCGGCGTCGTCACCGGCGCGCCCCGGCACTCCGGGGAGGGCCCGGTGAGCGGGGATGTGCCGCTCACCCCCATCCAGGAGTGGTTCCTGACCGGCCCGCGCGCCAGCCACGGCCACTTCAACCAGTCGCTGCTGCTGGAACTCGGCGCCCCCCTGGACGCCACCGCCCTGGAAACGGCCCTGAACGCCCTGCTCGACCACCACGACGCCCTGCGCATGCGCTTCACCGAGGACGAAGGCGGCTGGCGTCAGTTCAACCCGTCGCCGTCCGACACCGGCCGCGACCGGCTCCTGAACCGCCACGACCTGAGCGGGCTGACCTCCGCCGAGGCCGACGCGGCGATGGAGAAGGCCGCCGACGAGCTGCACACCGGCTTCGACCTGGCGCGCGGCCCGCTGCTGCGGGCGGCCCTGTTCACCGGGGGCACCGGCCGGCCCGCCTTCCTCCTCCTGGTCGCCCACCACCTCGTCGTGGACGCCGTCTCCTGGCGCGTCCTGCGCGACGACCTGGAGGCCGCCTACCGGCAGGCCGTCCAGGGCGAGCCTGTCGCACTGGGAGAACGCACCACCTCCTTCCGCGACTGGGCCCGGGGCCTCGCCGCGCACGTCGAGGCCGGCGCCCTCGACGACGAACTGCCCTACTGGGAGCGGGCGGCCGACGCCGAGCCGCTGCCCACCGGAATACCGGACGGGCTACCGGGCGGGCTACCGGGCGGGACGCCGACCGGGCCGGAGACCGGCCCCGTCGACACGCTCACCGTCGCACTGGACGAGGCGGACACCGAAGCACTCCTGCGCGCCGCGCCGACCGCTTACCGCACCCGCGTCAACGACGTGCTGCTCACCGCTCTCGCCCTGGCCCTGGCCCGCTGGACCGGCCGCGAGGAGATCCGCCTGGACCTGGAGGGACACGGCCGCGAGGACGTCCTCGACGACGTGGACCTCTCCCGCACGGTCGGCTGGTTCACCACCGTCCACCCCGTCGCCCTCCGGGTGCCCGAACCCGCCGACCTCGGCCCCGGCCGGGACTGGCGGACCCTGGTGAAGTCGGTGCGCCGCCAGTTGCGCGCCGTGCCCGGCAACGGCCTGGGCTTCGGCGCGCTGCGCACCTTCGGCCCGCCCGAGGTGCGCGAACGGCTCGGACGGGCCGCGCACGGACAGGTCGTCTTCAACTACCTCGGCCAGTGGGACGCCCGCCCGGAGAACCCCGGCGACGGCCTGATACATGTCGAGCACGGCTCGTTCGGCCGGCACCACGACCCGCGCGACAGCGGCTCCCATCCGCTGGAGATCGTCGGCGCGGTGCAGGGCGGCCGGCTGTCCTTCACCTGGCACCACCGGCCCGCCCTCCACGCCACGGACACCGTGCGACGCGTCGCGGACGACTTCGCCGAGGCCCTGCGCCACATCGCCCGCCACGCCCGGGACAACCGGTGACGCCCCGCCCAGCGGCCCGCGCCCCGCCGCCGTTACCAGCCCACCGCCCGCCACCCACCCGACCCCAGAGAGCGAGACCGACAGACATGGACGAGAACACCCGTTACCAGGTGCTGCGCAACGACGAGGAGCAGTACTCGCTGTGGCCCGTCGACGTCGAGGTGCCCGCCGGCTGGCAGCCCGTCGGCAAGGAGGGCACGGAGGCGGAGTGCTCCGCCTACGTCGACGAGGTCTGGACCGACATGCGCCCGCGCAGCCTGCGGGAGCGCATGGAGAACGCCGAAGCCTGACGCGTCCCGCACGACCGCGAAGGACGGCCCGGGGTGCGTTCCGCAACCGCACCCCGGCCTCCGCCCTGCCCGTCCGTCTGCCCGCCCGTCCAGCCTGAGGAGCTGACATGACACCGGTCCTGCACACCGAACGACTCACGTTCCGGCCCTACCGCCCCGAGGACGAGAACCACTTCGTGGCCCTGCTGCGCGACGAGGAGGTCTGCCGCTGGATGGGCCAGGACCGCGTGCCGGAGGCCGACCTGCGCACGCTGTTCCGCGCCATCCTCACCGATGTCTACCCGCAGCACATGTTCGACGTGTGGGGACTGTGGCGCGAGGAGGTCTACGTCGGCCACGCGGAGGTGAAGAAGACCGGCAACGTCGACGGCCACGAACTGGTCACCGCCCTCGTCCCCGAGTACTGGGGTCAGGGCCTGGGCACCGAAGTGGTCCGCGGCCTGCTCCGCCACGCCGCCGACAACCTGGGCCTGAAGGAGGCCTACGGCATGGTGGGCGCCGACAACACCGCCAGCCTGGCCATGATCCGCCGACTGGGCTTCCGGCACATGCGCGACGTGGTCGGCGACGACGGCACCGTGACCAAGATGGTGGTGATCTCGACGACGGACCCGGACTGACACCGGGAGCCGGCCCGGAACGCCGTCCGTCCGGCGACCTCACACGCGACGATTGTGGCGTCTGCGGCTTTGGAGTCTGCGGCCCAAGGCGCCACCGGTCCGCGTTGTGGTCGTCGACCGAGGCCGTTCGCCTGCTGCCGGTCAACCGCCACGTCGAGCGGGCGTTCTGTTCGTGACCCGGCGCCTCCCCGGCCGTGCCGCAGGGATGCCGCCCGGGTGACGGACGCGGGCGGGCGACCGATCGCCGCGACCGATCCACGGGACGGTCGGCTGGAGTACGGCCTCGGTGCGGACTCACGCAGTCGCGTCCGGGATGCCGTGGGAGCCCGCCCTCATGGCCGTCGGAGCGTGACCGAGGGGAGCCACGGGGGAGATCCACGGCATCGCGTACGCGCGAACGACAGGGCACCGTCGAGCACCCGGTGGTCGAGCGAGTGACCGGCCTTCGCAGGAGCGGCCGGGTGCCGTCACTCCGGGGCGAGGGCCACCGTCGTCGTGACCCGGGTGACGGCGGGTTTCGACGGCGTCGAACCGAACCCGAAACGCACGGGCGGTTCGACCGGTGCCATCACTCCGAGGTCGGTGCTCCCGAAAGCGGCCGACACCGCACGGATCGGCAGCAGGTCCCGGGCGCCGTACCACTCGCGGCGGC
Coding sequences within it:
- a CDS encoding MbtH family protein; translated protein: MDENTRYQVLRNDEEQYSLWPVDVEVPAGWQPVGKEGTEAECSAYVDEVWTDMRPRSLRERMENAEA
- a CDS encoding GNAT family N-acetyltransferase, with the protein product MTPVLHTERLTFRPYRPEDENHFVALLRDEEVCRWMGQDRVPEADLRTLFRAILTDVYPQHMFDVWGLWREEVYVGHAEVKKTGNVDGHELVTALVPEYWGQGLGTEVVRGLLRHAADNLGLKEAYGMVGADNTASLAMIRRLGFRHMRDVVGDDGTVTKMVVISTTDPD